A stretch of the Gossypium hirsutum isolate 1008001.06 chromosome D07, Gossypium_hirsutum_v2.1, whole genome shotgun sequence genome encodes the following:
- the LOC107956213 gene encoding 60S ribosomal protein L29-1 has translation MAKSKNHTAHNQSYKAHKNGTKKPKRHRHTSTKGMDPKFLRNQRYARKHNKKSGESATKEE, from the exons ATGGCGAAGTCAAAGAACCACACTGCCCACAACCAATCTTACAAGGCTCACAAGAATGGCACCAAGAAACCCAAGAGGCACCGCCACACTTCCACCAAAGGG ATGGATCCCAAGTTCTTGAGGAACCAGAGGTATGCAAGGAAGCACAACAAGAAGAGCGGTGAGTCTGCCACTAAAGAAGAGTAA